In Candidatus Nitrospira nitrosa, the genomic stretch TGGTCAAGGTATTCACTCAATAGATCACGCGCAGTCTGCCCCATTGGGACCATGCGCTCCTTGGTACCTTTTCCGACGACTCGAAGGCAGCCGAGATGTAGATCCACCTGAGCAAGCGTCAACCCCACGAGTTCCGATACACGAAGACCTGACGCATACAACAATTCCGCCATCACTCGATCGCGTTGATCCTCAATCCGATCCCGCACGGGCAACTCCAACAGCGCAGTCATCTCAGATCTCGTCAACGTCTTGGGTAAACGAACAGGCCGGCGTGCTACCGCAACTTCACGGAGAGGACTCCCTTCCAATACACGTTCCCGCACAAGAAACCGATACCACCCTCGTGTGGCCGAAAGAATCCTAGCAACAGACGATGTCGCAAGCGATTCCTGCTTGAGAGCAGCCAAAAACGACCGGATCACGTGGGATGAGACGACATCGTTCATGCGAAGTCGATGCGTCAACAAATGTCGCTGCAATCGGAACAGGTCGCGCCGGTACGCCTCGACCGTATTCGTGGCCAACCCTCCTTCAACTCTCAGTTGTGTGAGATATCGTTCAACTAGAGGGTCAAGGAGCGCGGTCGATGGGGTACTCGTGGACATCAAGTACCCGAACTATAGCCAACTCGCACGTTCCGTACAATGACACTCCCATATAGTTCTCCTTGACAGGCCTGCGCCTTTCCGATACTAGTCTGCGTACGGTCTACCATTGACCGAATGGAATGCTCGGCTATTCACATCGCCCATTGCCCCACGCTGTCCGACTGTTGCTGGCTCTCACCATCAGCGGGACGTTCACGTTCGGTGAGGCCCTCGGCCTGACACGATCGGAGGTCACTGGACCAACTGAGTCCTCCAAACCCATCGTTCCCATCCCACCAGTGTTGAACCAGGCCAAGCAGTTGATTGAAAAAGGCGCATCGGAATCGGCGGTGACCATGCTGCGTCGATTCTTGACCACAACCCCTCCCCCTGAACACCTTGACGACACCTACTTGCTACTCGGCGCCGCCCTCTACGGCATGAAAGACTATGCGGAAGCCCTTCGTGCTCTCAACCAACTCCAATTGGAGTTTCCTGAATCTGATCTGCTTGAACGGGGCAAGCTCTTGATGGCCCGAACTCATGCGGCAATGGGCAATCTCGATTTGGCCCTGCCGTTATTGGCTCAGGTTCGGACAACCACACAGGACGAGACTACGAAACGTGAGGTACAGCAGCTGACAGCCGAAGTGCTGGCTAACAAGAAAGATTATGTGCGGGCGATCCACACCTTGCTGGAGGGGATGGCTGGCAGCTCAGATGGGCAGATGACCGAGACACGAGAACAAATCCGTCAGTTCATCTCGGACAAGCTGGATAAGCGTGGCTTGACGCGCGTGCGCGAAGCCTATCCTCGCTCGTATCCCGGCGACCTCGCCTCACTTCGTCTCATCGACTATTACATCGGACGGGGTGAAGACCACTTGGCGGAACGGGAAACTCGGCATTTCCTAGCGGCGTTTCCTGCACACCCCTCCGTCCCGAAAGTGCATGAATCCCTGGATCTCATCAAAACCAGATTGAAAGCTAATCAATATCTCATTGCCGCGGTCCTTCCACTGTCGGGACCGCTGTCCACGTTCGCCACAGATGTCCTTCAAGGTATTCAACTGGCGGTGGAACGGGCTCGTGAACAGCCAGGGTCACCACCCGTTGGGTTGATCGTCAAAGACCATGACGCCGACCGGCAGGGTTTTCTGGATGATCTTTCGACACTGCTCCATGAGGATCGCCCGCTCATCGTCATCGGTCCGATGTTGTCAAAGAATCTTCCGGTCATGGCTGAAA encodes the following:
- a CDS encoding penicillin-binding protein activator, whose protein sequence is MLGYSHRPLPHAVRLLLALTISGTFTFGEALGLTRSEVTGPTESSKPIVPIPPVLNQAKQLIEKGASESAVTMLRRFLTTTPPPEHLDDTYLLLGAALYGMKDYAEALRALNQLQLEFPESDLLERGKLLMARTHAAMGNLDLALPLLAQVRTTTQDETTKREVQQLTAEVLANKKDYVRAIHTLLEGMAGSSDGQMTETREQIRQFISDKLDKRGLTRVREAYPRSYPGDLASLRLIDYYIGRGEDHLAERETRHFLAAFPAHPSVPKVHESLDLIKTRLKANQYLIAAVLPLSGPLSTFATDVLQGIQLAVERAREQPGSPPVGLIVKDHDADRQGFLDDLSTLLHEDRPLIVIGPMLSKNLPVMAEMAQKTRIPLITPAATLPNVRRLGNYLFSTALTYGMQAERIATYASNEQGYRRFCILYPDTVYGRELARFFAQEVQRLDGEIIAMEAFKEGDTNFAPQIQRLKAEDLKKYGLAVPVEVTNPTGKPLSRNEKRVLYTPGFDAIFIPSRSKEIGLLAAQLTFHDIKVPLLGTNGWNSQDFARTADRAVDGATFVDAFFIDSPNPGVQEFVQRHQKRFESSPSLFTMQGYDAARIAIDGIRHGATSGDALHDYLATSRNLPTLTGPAGFGQDGALHRPLFLLQVKQGKFVQLN
- the xerD gene encoding site-specific tyrosine recombinase XerD gives rise to the protein MSTSTPSTALLDPLVERYLTQLRVEGGLATNTVEAYRRDLFRLQRHLLTHRLRMNDVVSSHVIRSFLAALKQESLATSSVARILSATRGWYRFLVRERVLEGSPLREVAVARRPVRLPKTLTRSEMTALLELPVRDRIEDQRDRVMAELLYASGLRVSELVGLTLAQVDLHLGCLRVVGKGTKERMVPMGQTARDLLSEYLDHVRPALLKRRSTRVLFVSRRGQGLTRQACWKLLLQRARRAGITKSISPHVLRHSFATHLLEGGADLRAVQTMLGHADIATTQIYTHVERSRLKRVHQQFFPRQLTRRGPSGTKA